The genomic stretch GTTGACCCGCTGCTCGATGATCTGGCGAGCCAGCTCGAGGTCCTCCTGCGCCGGGGCCTGGCCGTCAGGGGTGCGGGCGGTCAGCGTGACCGTCGTGCCGCCGCGCAGGTCGAGCCCGAGCTGCGGTGTCCGGACGGAGCCGGTGAAGAAGACGAGGCCGTACAGGACGGCCACGACGAGCACGAACGCGGCGAAGTACCGGCCCGCGCGCAGGGAGGGGGTGGCCACAGGAGGTCGCCGGCCTCAGACGGTGCCGTCGGCCGGGCGCCCGGCCGTGCCCGACTGGCCGGTGTCCGTGCCCTCGTCGGTCGGCGCGCTGCCGGGCGCCTCGATCGGCTTGCGGATCTCGAGGATCGCCTGCCGGGCGAACGTGACGACGACGCCGGGGGCGATCTCCAGGTCGAGGGTCGTGTCGGCGAGTGCCGCGACCGTGCCGTGCAGCCCGCTGGTGGTCATCACCGGCGTGCCGATGGTCAGCGAGTTCTGCATCTCCTGCTGCTGGGCCTGGATGCGCTTGCGCTGCCGGGCGGGCAGCACGAACAGCAGCACCGCCAGCGCGATCAGGATCAGGAAGGGAAGGTTCTCCACGACAGGTGTGCCTCTCTACCGCGGGCACTGCCCGCGGTGGGTGCGGACCCCGTCCGGGGTCCGCTCGGGTGCGTTGCTCGGTGTCTCGTGCGCTCGGTGCCTGGCGCGCGGCGCGCGACCCACCGGACGGGACGCGCACGGCCGCGGCCTGACGAGTTGCGCGCCAGCGGCTCGGAGTCTATGCGCCGAACAGGGGCTCTGACGACGGACCCGGGGCACCCGGTGCGCCGCTCCCCCCACCGAACACACCACTCACACCGCTGCTCTGCTGTCCCCCACCCCACCCGCCGAGCACCGCCCCGCCCTTCGGCAGCGGATGACCCAGGTGCCGCCAGGCGGCCTCGGTCGCCACCCGGCCCCGCGGCGTCCTGGCCAGCAGACCGGCCCGCACGAGGAACGGCTCGCAGACCTCCTCCACGGTGTTCGGCTCCTCGCCGACGGCCACGGCGAGGGTGGCGACGCCGACCGGACCGCCGTGGAAGCGCACGACCAGGGCCTCCAGGACGGCGCGGTCGAGCCGGTCGAGGCCGAGCACGTCGACGTCGTAGAGGGCGAGCGCGGCCTGCGCGACCTCACGGGTGACCCGCCCGTCGGCCTCGACCTCGGCGTAGTCCCGGACGCGGCGCAGCAGCCGATTGGCGATGCGCGGGGTGCCGCGCGACCGGCCGGCGATCTCGGCCGAGCCGTCGTCGGTCAGCTCGACGCCGAGCAGCTCCGCGCTGCGGCGCAGCACCTGCATCAGCTCGGCGGGTTCGTAGAACTCCATCTGGCCGACGAACCCGAAGCGGTCGCGCAGCGGGCCGGTCAGGAGGCCCGCGCGGGTCGTGGCCCCGACCAGGGTGAACGGGTTGATCTCCAGCGGGATCGCCGTCGCGCCCGGGCCCTTGCCGACCACGACGTCGACCCGGAAGTCCTCCATCGCCATGTACAGCAGCTCTTCGGCCGGCCGCGCGATCCGGTGGATCTCGTCGATGAACAGCACGTCGCCGGGCCCGAGGTTCGACAGCATCGCGGCGAGGTCACCGGACCGCTCGATGGCCGGGCCGCTGGTGATCTTCACCGACGTCCCGAGCTCGGACCCGATGATGAGCGCCAGGCTGGTCTTGCCCAGGCCGGGCGGACCGGACAGCAGCACGTGGTCCGGCGGCCGGCCGCGGCGCTTGGCGCCTTCCAGGACCAGCGCCAGCTGGCGGGCGACCTTCGGCTGGCCGATGAAGTCGTGCAGCGAGTGCGGGCGCAGGGCCGACTCGACGACCCGCTCCTCGTCACCGGCCCCCGAGGAGACCGAGAAGTCGCGGCTGTGGCCGTCGGCCACGTCGCCGGTCAGGGACCGGTCGAACGGCGCGCTCACGACCTACCCAGCTGCTGCAGGGCCTGGCGCAGCAGGACGGCGACCTCGACCTTGCCGGTCGCCGCGAGCTGCTCGTCGGCGACGGGCACGAGCTTGTCGAGGGCGCCGTCGGCCTCGCGGGCGCTCCACCCCAGGCCGACCAGCGCCGACACCAGCTGGTCCCGCCACGGCGCGACCGGCGCCACCGACGGCAGGCCGGCGAGCGACGGCCCGTCGAGCGACGTGTCGACCGACGTCGCTCCGAGGCGGTCGCGCAGCTCGAGCACCAGCCGCTCGGCGCCCTTCTTGCCGATGCCGGGCACCTGCATCAGCGCCTTGAGGTCGCCCATCGACACCGCGCGCCGGATCTCCCGCGGCGGATGGATGGCGAGGATCGCCTGCGCCAGCCTCGGGCCGACCCCGTTGGCGGTCTGCAGCAGCTCGAACAGCTGCCGCTCGTCGTCGTCGGCGAAGCCGTACAGGGTGAGCGAGTCCTCGCGGACCACCAGGCTGGTCGCCAGCCGGGCGCTCTCGCCCACCTGCAGGCGGGCGATCGTGCCGGGGGTGCACTGGACGGCGAGGCCGATGCCGCCCACCTCGACCACGGCGCCGTCGGGGCCGACCGCGGCGACCCGGCCGTTCACCGAGGCGATCATCGGGCCGCCACCCCGGTCCAGCGGGGCAGCGTGGTGGTGCGCACGGGGGCACCGAGACCGCCGGCGAGCGCTGCCCGGCGCAGCTTGTCCTGGGCGGGGCCGCGCCAGGCGTGGCACACCGCGAGCGCGAGGGCGTCGGCCGCGTCGGCCGGCTTGGGTGCGGCCGCGAGGCCGAGGACGCGCGTGACCATGAGGCTGACCTGCTCCTTGTCGGCGCGGCCGTTGCCGGAGATGGCCGCCTTGACCTCGCTGGGGGTGTGCCAGGCGACGGGCCGGTCCGCCTGGGCGGCGGCGAGCGCCGCGACGCCGGCGGCCTGCGCCGTGCCCATCGCCGTCCCCTTGTTGTTCTGGGTGAAGACGCGTTCGATCGCGACGACGTCGGGCCGGTGCTCGCGGACCAGCGCCGTGAGCGCGGTGTGCAGCTCGAGCAGCCGTAGCTCCAGGTCGAGCTCGGCCATCGTGCGGATCACGCCGACGCCGACCGCCGCCGGCCGGGCACCGGGACGCCCGTCGACCACGCCCCACCCGCACCGGGTGAGGCCCGGGTCGATGCCGAGCACCCGCATGTGTCGCCCCCAGTCAGCCGAACGCCTGTTCGACCGAGGCTAGCCCGGACCGCCGACCGGACGGCCCCGACACACCGTTCAGCCGACCTTCTCGAGGACCTCGTCGGAGACGTCGTAGTTGGCGTAGACGTTCTGCACGTCGTCGCAGTCCTCGAGGGCGTCGATCAGCCGGAAGACCTTGCCGGCGTTCTCCTCGTCCAGCTCGACCGAGACGCTGGGCACGAAGCCGGCGTCGGCCGAGTCGTACTCGATGCCGGCGTCCTGCAGTGCGGTGCGCACGGCGACCAGGTCACCCGGCTCGCAGACCACCTCGAAGGTGTCGCCGAGGTCGCGCACCTCCTCGGCGCCGGCGTCGAGCACCGCCATGAGCACCGAGTCCTCGTCGACGCCGTCGGCCCGGGGCACGACGATGACACCCTTGCGGGAGAACAGGTAGGAGACCGACCCCGGGTCGGCCATCGATCCGCCGTTGCGGGTCATGGCCGTGCGGACCTCCATGGCCGACCGGTTCTTGTTGTCGGTCAGGCACTCGATGAGGACGGCGACCCCGCCGGGCGCGTAGCCCTCGTAGGTGATGCCCTGGTAGTCGACGCCACCGGCCTCCGCGCCCGACCCCCGCTTGACCGCGCGGTCGATGTTGTCGTTGGGAACCGAGCTCTTCTTCGCCTTCTGGATGGCGTCGTACAGCGTCGGGTTGCCCGCGGGGTCACCGCCGCCGGTGCGGGCGGCGACCTCGATGTTCTTGATCAGCTTGGCGAAGAGCTTGCCTCGCTTGGCGTCGATCCCGGCCTTCTTGTGCTTGGTCGTCGCCCACTTGGAATGGCCGCTCACGGCTCGAGTCCCTTCTCTGCTTGCTCGGCCCGGTGACGGCGGACGATGTCGACGAACAGCGCGTGCACCCGGCGGTCCCCGGTCAGTTCGGGGTGGAAGCTCGTGGCCACCAGATTCCCCTGGCGGACGGCGACGATCCTACCGTCGGCCGCTCCCCCGACGACCCGCCCGAGGACGACGACGTCCCCGCCGGCCTCCTCGACCCACGGCGCGCGGATGAAGACCGCGTGCACCGGGCCGCCCTCGAGCCCCTCGAACGCGAGGTCGGACTCGAAGCTGTCGACCTGCCGGCCGAAGGCGTTGCGGCGGACGGTGACGTCGAGACCGCCGATGGTCTGCTGGTCGGGCGGCGCGTCGAGGAGGCGGTCGGCGAGCAGGATCATCCCCGCACAGGAGCCGTAGGCCGGCAGCCCCTCGTGGACGGCGGCGCGCAACGGCTCCAGCAGCCCGAACCGGTCGGCCAGCTTGACCATGGTCGTCGACTCCCCGCCCGGGATCACCAGCCCGTCGACGGCGGCGAGCTCCTCCGGCCGGCGCACCGTCACGGCCTCGGCGCCCTGCCCGCGCAGCGCCGAGAGGTGCTCGCGGACGTCGCCCTGCAGGGCGAGCACCCCGATCACCGGACGGCGCACATCGCTGGACACGACTGCCCAGGCTACGGCGGCGTCCGCGGCCGGCCGCAGGAGCCCGGCCTGTGGCAGCGTGCCCGCATGGATCGGGCCGGGGTGATGCGGTGGGTCGCCGAGTACGAGCGCGTGTGGCGGGCCGGCGACCTCGCCGGGGTCACCCGGCTGTTCACCGAGGACGCGCGGTACCTCACCTCGCCCTACTCCGAGCCCAGGACGGGTCATGCCGAGATCCAGGACTTCTGGCTGGACGACGCGGGGCTGACCTTCGAGGTCGGTGCGGAACCGGTCGCCGTCGAGGGCCGCGACGCGGTCGTCCGGCTCGAGGTCCGCTACGGCGACCCGCAGCCGCAGGAGTACCGCGACCTGTGGGTCCTGCGGTTCGCATCTGACGGACGGGTCGAGCACTTCGAGGAGTGGGCCTACTGGCCGGGAAAGTCGCACACCGCCGGGACCGACGACACGGGAGGCACTGGCGTCACTCCGTGAGGACCAGCCGGGTCCGCCCGTCGATCGACTCGCGGACGGCGTCCGAGTGGTCCGCGCCGGTGGCGACGTCGTCGGACCCCAGTGGTCGTCCGGTCCCTCAGACCGCGGGGGCGGACGGCGGCAACCCCGCCGCCCGGCACGATGTCCACGTGAGCAGCCACTCGAGCGGCCCGCGGCCGATCACCCGGCGCCACAGCCACGCACCGACCAGCGCCGCGACCGCGAACCACGCCCAGGTCCCCAGCCCCTGCGCGGACTCGGGTGCGACGTCCATGACGACGCGCAGGGCGACCACGTGCGTCGTGTAGACGCTGAGCGCCAGCGCGCCGACCGCGGCGACGGGAGCTACCACGGCCGGCAGCAGCTCGGCGAGGACGAGGCAGCCCACGATCACCAGCACGGCCACGCCGGTGGACCCGACCATCTCGAACGTCGTCCCGCTGTGCGGCTCGGCGCCGGTCAGCCACGTCCCCCGCAACGTCACCGGCGGGGCATCGAAGCCGGCCTCCGGACCGGGCGAGAGCCGGCCGTCGGCCAGCAGACGGGTGGTCAGCCACCCGAGCCCGTAGCCCACGACAACGGCCGCCCCGGCCACCGCGACCAGGCGGCGGCGGACCGGGGCAGCACCGAGGTCGAGCCGGCCGACGGCGAGGCCGACCAGGACGAAGGCGATCCAGAGCAGCGCCGGGTAGGCGCCGGTGACGGTCAGCTCGGCCGGCCGGGAGTCGGCGACGCCGGCCACGGTGAGCAGCTGGCCGAGGACGGCGTCCAGCGGCGGGCCGGCGACCGCGACCACTGCGGCGAGGACGAGCAGCCGGCGCACCGGCCAGCGCACGAAGGGCAGTACCAGGACGAACAGCACCGCGTAGACGCCGAGGATCACCGCCACGAAGGTGTCGAGCGCCTCCAGCGCCCAGCCGATGGCGAAGACCCACAGCGCGCGGACGAGGATCCGCAGCCGGGCCCTGGACAGCTCCAACCCTGCCGGCGGCGTCGTCCGGCCCGTGAGCAACGCGACCGACACCCCGGCGAGCGTGGCGAACAGGATCGACGGGCGCCCGCTGGTGAGCGCCCACCAGGTCGACGGGTCCGGGCGCAGCTCGCCGCCCAGCCGCAGGTGCGCGGCGAACATGCCCAGGACGGCGAGGCCACGGGCGACGTCGAGCCCCGCGATCCGCCCGGTGAGCGTGCCGGAGCCGGCCTGCTCCCGCGTCACCAGCCGCGAGTCGCGTACCGCTCGCTGTCGGGGAGCGTGGAGACGTTGATGCCGACCATCGGCTCGCCCAGGCCCCGGGAGACCTTGGCGATCACGTCCGGGTCGTCGTGGAAGGTCGTCGCCTGGACGATGGCCGCCGCGCGCTGCGCCGGGTCGCCGGACTTGAAGATGCCGGAGCCCACGAACACGCCCTCGGCACCGAGCTGCATCATCATCGCCGCGTCGGCCGGGGTGGCGATGCCACCGGCGGTGAAGAGCACGACCGGGAGCTTGCCCAGCCGGGCGACCTCTGCAACCAGGTCGTACGGCGCCCGCAGCTCCTTGGCCGCCACGAACAGCTCGGTCTCGTCGAGGGTGCCGAGCCGCTTGATGCCGGCGCGGATCGATCGCATGTGCCGGGTCGCCTCGACCACGTTGCCGGTGCCCGCCTCGCCCTTGGAGCGGATCATCGCCGCGCCCTCGGAGATGCGGCGCAGCGCCTCGCCCAGGTCGGTCGCGCCGCAGACGAACGGCACGGTGAACTCGCTCTTGGCGATGTGGTGGACCTCGTCGGCCGGGGTGAGGACCTCCGACTCGTCGATGTAGTCCACGCCGAGGGCCTGCAGCACCTGGGCCTCGACGAAGTGCCCGATCCGCGCCTTGGCCATGACCGGGATCGAGACGGCGCCGATGATGCCGTCGATCATGTCGGGGTCACTCATGCGCGCGATGCCGCCCTGCGCCCGGATGTCGGCCGGCACCCGCTCGAGCGCCATCACGGCGACGGCGCCGGCGTCCTCGGCGATCTTGGCCTGCTCCGGGGTGACCACGTCCATGATCACGCCGCCCTTGAGCTGCTCGGCCATGCCGCGCTTGACGCGGTCGGTGCCGGTGGAGGGGTTCTGCGCTGCCACGGGTTGCTGCCTCACGTCGTGCGGATGACCGGAAACCCCATCCTACGGCGGCTCAGCGACGGTTCCGGCCGCCGCTTCCGGCACCGGTGGGGGCCGGAGCGGGGCGGTCGTCGATGTCGAAGAACCGCGGCAGCGGCCGCCGGGCGTGCAGGCGGAACAACCGAGCGAAGCGGCGACGTCGCAGCTCACGGATGTCGCGGACGGCGTCGTTGTAGAAGCGGCGGGCCAGCCCGACCCGGGTGCCCGTGCCGGCCAGGTCGTTCTGCAGGGCCGTCGGGACGCCGGGCAGGTCGGGCGGGAGCTCCCGGAGTTCGCGCCCGAGCACGTTCTCGGCGAGCTCCCGGTCGCCGTCGACGGGTGCGCGGGCGTCGGCCGCGAAGGCAGCGAGGTAGATCGCCCGGTCCCCGCCGATCGCGGCCGGGTGGTCGCGGGCCAGTTCCTCGGCCAGCCCCGCCCGCCGCTGTAGCTGGGTGTCGAGCGCGATCCAGGCGCGGGCGACGCGCTCCTCCAGCCGGCGCAGGCGGGTGAGCGTCCAGGCGGTCCACGCCACCAGCAGGAGGACCAGGACCCCGGCGAGCAGCAGCCAGAACCCGGACGTCACGAGGCGGAAGGCTAGCGCTGGCTCCGGCGTCGGAGGGGAACCCGCGCCCCGCCGGTGGGCGGGACGGCGGGGAACTCCTCGTCGTCCGCGGCCGTCACGGCGCCGCCGCCCACCGGTACGACCGTCTCGTAGACGGCGAGGATCCGGCGGGCGAGCACCTGCCAGTCGTAGGTGGCGGCGACCTCGGACCCCCGCGCCGACATCGCGGCACGCCGCGCGGGATCGGAGAGCAGATCGCCGATGGCGGCGGCGAGCGCCCCGGCGTTCCCGCGGGGCACGAGCACGCCGACCTCGCCGTCCTCCAGCACCCGGGCGAAGGACTCCAGGTCGCTGGCGACGATCGGCGCGCCTGCGGCCAGCGCCTCGATGAGGATCACGCCGAACGACTCCCCCAGCAGGTTCGGGGCGCAGTACACGTCGACCGAGCGCAGGAACGCCGCCTTGTCGGTCTCGGACAGCTCGCCGAGCAGTGCCACGTGGGGGCCGAGGTCGTCGCCGATGAGCTCGCGCACCTCGTCGGCGTCCCCTCGCCCACCGATGAGCAGCCGCGCCCCCGGATGCCGCCGCACCACCGTCCGCATCGCCTCGAGCAGCACGGGCAGCCCCTTGCGGGGCTCGGCGTACCGGCCCAGGAAACCGATCGTCGGCCCGCCCTGGCCGCGCCTGACGCCGGGCAGCGTAGGTCCGGACGCGAACGCGTCCACGTGGACCCCGTTGGGGATGATCACCGCGTCGCCGCCCAGGTGCTCGACCTGGACGCGGCGGGCGAAGTCGGAGACCGCGATCCGGCCGCTGATCCGCTCCAGCCACGGCCGGACGACCGGGCCCCACGCGGCCAGCCACTTCGACCGCGTCGTGGCCGCGTGGAACGTGGCGACGATCGGTCCCTTGGCGATCATGCAGACCAGCAGGCCGACCGACGGCGGTGCCGGCTCGTGCACGTGGACGACGTCGAAGCGCCCGTCGCGCAGCCAGCGACGCACGCGTGCGGCCGAGACGGGCCCGAACTGCACGCTGGCCATCGAGCCGTTGTACGGGATCGGCACCGTCCGCCCGGCGAAGGTGATCCACGGGTCGGTCAGCGACTCCTCCCGTTCGGCCGGCGTGAGCACCTCGACGTGGTGACCCATGCCGCGCAGGGTCTCGGCCAGGTCGCGCACGTGGTACTGCACCCCGCCGGGCACGTCCCACTGGTAGGGGCAGACCAGACCGATCCGCATCAGGGGCGGCCGGGGGCGACGGAGAGCCAGCCGGTGGGTCCGGGGGGACGTCGGGCCAGATCCGGCCGAGCATGTGCCAGTCCTCGGGGCGTTCGGCGATCGCGGTGGCGAACGCGTCCGCGACGGCCTGCATCGCCGTCCCGACCCGGTCCTTCAGCCGCCCGGAGCCCTCGACGGGCACCTCGGGTGAGAACACCAGCCGCCAACCGCGCTCGGTGAACTGGCAGACGGTCGGGACGATCGCCGCACCCGTCTGGGCTGCCAGGAGCGCCGCACCGCCGGGCATCGTCGCCTCCCGGCCGAAGAACGACACCGGCACCCCGCCGCTGCCCAGGTTGCGGTCGACCAGCAGGCAGGTGACCCCGCCCTCGGCCAGCCACTCGCGCAGCACGTCGGAGCTGGGGCGAGGGCCGCCGGTCAGCGGGACCACCCGGAAGCCGAGCGACTCCCGGTAGGCCACGAAGCGCTCGTAGAGCGACTCCGGCTTCAGCCGCTCGGCCACCGTCATGAAGGGCCCGTCGAGCCAGTCGATGAACCACACCCCGGCGGCGTCCCAGTTCCCGCTGTGCGGCAGCGCCATGACCAGCGGCCGGCCGCCGGCGCGGGCCTTTTCGACATGTTCCAGGCCCACCAGTTCGGTGCCGCTGACGATCCGCTCGGTGCCCAGCGCCGGCAGCCGGAACGCCTCCTGCCAGTAACGGGCGTAGGAGCGCAGCGCCAGGCCGGTGAGCTGCGACAGCTGCGCCTCGCTGAGCCGGCCGCCGGTGACGACGCGCAGGTTGGCCCGCAGCTGACGGGTGCCCCTGCCGTCCCGCCCGGCGGCCCAGCGACCGGCCCGGTCGAACGCACCGCGGGCCACCGGCTCGGGCAGCAGCCGGACAGCGTGCCACCCGGCGGCGAAGCCGGCGTCGGTCAACCGGGCGGTGAGGGCGCCGCTCACGGCGCCGGCGGGGTCGGCGGCACGGGCAGCCTGCGATCGGCGGCGGCGTGCCGGACGGCGGCGAACCGCTGCCCGACGGTGATCGCGCTGCCGGCCAGCAGGATCCAGAGCATCACGTGGAGGGCGTAGGGCACCCCCAGACCGGCGAAGCCCGTGCCGACGAGCACCAGGATCAACCGCTCGGTCCGCTCGACGATGCCGACCTCGCAGGACAGGCCGACGCCCTCCGCCCGCGCCTTGATGTAGCTGGTCAGCACCCCGAGGACCAGGCAGATCAGCGCCAGCAGCACCAGGAGCCGGTTGTCGCCCGCGCCGGAGAACCACCACACCAGGGCGCCGAAGATCGCCGCGTCCGCCGCCCGGTCGCCGACCGAGTCGAGGACGGCGCCGAACACCGATCCTCCGCCCCGGGCCCGCGCGAGCGCGCCGTCGAGCATGTCGAGCAGGACGAAGAGGGTGACCGCAACCGCGCCCCACCACAGGTGTCCGTTGGCGATGAGGCCGACGGCCGCGGCGACGGCGCCGACCGTGCCGGCGATCGTCACCATGTCGGCCGTGACGCCCGCCCGGGACAGTCGGGCGACGACCGGCGCCCAGAAGCGCGCGACGGCCGGACGCACGTTGCTGCCGAGCACGTCAGGCCTCCGACCAGGCCTTGGCCAGCAGGTCGCGCGTCTCGCGCAGCACCTGCGGCAGGACGCGGGTCAGGCCGATGACCGGCATGAAGTTCGTGTCGCCGCCCCACCGGGGGACGGCGTGCTGGTGCAGGTGGTCGGCGATGCCGGCACCGGCGACCGACCCCTGGTTCATGCCGATGTTGAACCCGTGCGCGCCGCTCACCGACCGCACGGTCCGCATCGCGGTCTGCGTGAAGGCGCCCAGCTCGGCGACCTCCTCGGCAGTCAGGTCCGTGTAGTCGGGCACGTGCCGGTACGGGACCAGCATCAGGTGCCCGGCGTTGTACGGGTACAGGTTGAGCACCGCGTAGACCGTCGTCCCCCGGGCAACGATCAGCCCTTCCTCGTCGCTCGTGGTCGGGATGACGCAGAACGGGCAGTCGTGCGCGCCGGTCGGCTTCCCCTCGCCCCGGATGTAGGCCATCCGGTAGGGCGTCCAGAGGTGTTCGAAGGCGCTGGTCGGCGCTCCGTCGTCGCTCCCGGTCATCCGGCCACCGTGCTCATCGGGTCACGGCCCTCCGCCGTCGGGTCGCTGTTGGCGCGGGAGGCGATCCACGCGGCGACCTGCTCGACGGCGTCGTCCACCGGGATGCCGTTGTTCTGCGACCCGTCGCGGTAGCGGAAGGACACCGCGCCGGCCTCGGCGTCGGTGGCGCCGGCGATGAGCACGAAGGGCACCTTCTGCTTGCTCGCCGTCCGGATCTTCTTCTGCATGCGGTCGTCGGAGTCGTCGATCTCCACCCGGATGCCCTTCGCCCGCAGCCTCAGCGCGACGTCACGCAGGTAGGGCACCTGCTCGTCGGTCACCGGGATGCCGACGACCTGCACCGGCGCCAGCCAGGCCGGGAAGGCGCCGGCGTAGTGCTCGGTGAGCACTCCGAAGAACCGCTCGATCGAGCCGAACTTCGCCGAGTGGATCATCACCGGCTGGGCCCGGCCGCCGTCGGCCGAGGTGTACTCCAGCCCGAAGCGCGCGGGCTGGTTGAAGTCGTACTGGATGGTCGACATCTGCCACGTGCGACCGATCGCGTCGCGCGCCTGCACCGAGATCTTCGGGCCGTAGAAGGCCGCGCCTCCTGGGTCCGGGACGAGCTCGAGGCCGGTCTCCTTCGCGGCGTCCTCGAGCACGCGGGTGGCGACCTCCCACTCCTCCGCCGACCCGATGAACTTGGCCGCCTTCTCGGGGTCGTCGCCGCGGGTGGACAACTCGAGGTAGTAGTCGTCGAGCCCGAAGTCCTTGAGCAGCCCGAGCACGAAGGCGAGCAGGTGCCGGATCTCTCCCGGCGCCTGCTCCGGGGTGACGTAGCTGTGCGAGTCGTCCTGCGTGAGCCCGCGGACGCGGGTCAGCCCGTGGACGACGCCGGACTTCTCGTAGCGGTACACCGAGCCGAACTCGAAGAACCGCAGCGGCAGCTCGCGGTAGGACCGCCCGCGCGACCGGAAGATCAGGTTGTGCATCGGGCAGTTCATGGCCTTGAGGTAGTACTTCGAGTTCTCCAGGTCCATGGCCGGGAACATGGTGTCCTCGTAGTACGGCAGGTGCCCGGAGGTCTCGAACAGGCCGCCCTTGCTGATGTGCGGCGAGCCGACGTAGTCGAAGCCCTCCTCGATGTGCCGCCGGCGGACGTAGTCCTCCATCTCCCGCTTGACGACGCCCCCTTGGGGTGGAACACCGCCAGGCCGGAGCCGATCTCGTCGGGGAAGCTGAACAGGTCCAGCTCGGCGCCCAGGCGGCGGTGGTCGCGCCGCTCCGCCTCGGCGAGGTGCTCGAGGTAGGCCTTGTGCGCCTCCTTGCTCTCCCAGGCGGTGCCGTAGATGCGCTGCAGCTGCGGGTTCTTCTCGCTGCCGCGCCAGTACGCCGCCGCGGACCGGGTGAGGCTGAACGCCGGGATGTTGTTCGTGCGCGGCAGGTGCGGACCGCGGCACAGGTCGGTCCAGACCCGCTCACCGGTGCGCGGGTCGAGGTTGTCGTACATGGTCAGCTGGGCGCCGCCGACCTCCACGTCTGCGCCCTCGGCCGCTTCACCGGCACCGCCCTTGAGCCCGATCAGCTCGAGCTTGTACGGCTCGTGCGCCAGTTCGGCCTGCGCGTCGGCGTCGCTGATCTCGCGGCGGGCGAAGTTCTGCCCGGCGCGCACGATCTCGGTCATCTTCTTCTCGAGCGCCTGCAGGTCCTCCGGGGTGAAGGGCCGGTCGGGGTCGAAGTCGTAGTAGAAGCCGTTCTCGACAGGGGGCCCGATCCCCAGCTTGGTGCCGGGGAACAGCTCCTGC from Blastococcus sp. PRF04-17 encodes the following:
- the pdxS gene encoding pyridoxal 5'-phosphate synthase lyase subunit PdxS, with amino-acid sequence MAAQNPSTGTDRVKRGMAEQLKGGVIMDVVTPEQAKIAEDAGAVAVMALERVPADIRAQGGIARMSDPDMIDGIIGAVSIPVMAKARIGHFVEAQVLQALGVDYIDESEVLTPADEVHHIAKSEFTVPFVCGATDLGEALRRISEGAAMIRSKGEAGTGNVVEATRHMRSIRAGIKRLGTLDETELFVAAKELRAPYDLVAEVARLGKLPVVLFTAGGIATPADAAMMMQLGAEGVFVGSGIFKSGDPAQRAAAIVQATTFHDDPDVIAKVSRGLGEPMVGINVSTLPDSERYATRGW
- the pdxT gene encoding pyridoxal 5'-phosphate synthase glutaminase subunit PdxT — encoded protein: MSSDVRRPVIGVLALQGDVREHLSALRGQGAEAVTVRRPEELAAVDGLVIPGGESTTMVKLADRFGLLEPLRAAVHEGLPAYGSCAGMILLADRLLDAPPDQQTIGGLDVTVRRNAFGRQVDSFESDLAFEGLEGGPVHAVFIRAPWVEEAGGDVVVLGRVVGGAADGRIVAVRQGNLVATSFHPELTGDRRVHALFVDIVRRHRAEQAEKGLEP
- a CDS encoding YybH family protein, coding for MDRAGVMRWVAEYERVWRAGDLAGVTRLFTEDARYLTSPYSEPRTGHAEIQDFWLDDAGLTFEVGAEPVAVEGRDAVVRLEVRYGDPQPQEYRDLWVLRFASDGRVEHFEEWAYWPGKSHTAGTDDTGGTGVTP
- the ruvA gene encoding Holliday junction branch migration protein RuvA encodes the protein MIASVNGRVAAVGPDGAVVEVGGIGLAVQCTPGTIARLQVGESARLATSLVVREDSLTLYGFADDDERQLFELLQTANGVGPRLAQAILAIHPPREIRRAVSMGDLKALMQVPGIGKKGAERLVLELRDRLGATSVDTSLDGPSLAGLPSVAPVAPWRDQLVSALVGLGWSAREADGALDKLVPVADEQLAATGKVEVAVLLRQALQQLGRS
- the ruvB gene encoding Holliday junction branch migration DNA helicase RuvB yields the protein MSAPFDRSLTGDVADGHSRDFSVSSGAGDEERVVESALRPHSLHDFIGQPKVARQLALVLEGAKRRGRPPDHVLLSGPPGLGKTSLALIIGSELGTSVKITSGPAIERSGDLAAMLSNLGPGDVLFIDEIHRIARPAEELLYMAMEDFRVDVVVGKGPGATAIPLEINPFTLVGATTRAGLLTGPLRDRFGFVGQMEFYEPAELMQVLRRSAELLGVELTDDGSAEIAGRSRGTPRIANRLLRRVRDYAEVEADGRVTREVAQAALALYDVDVLGLDRLDRAVLEALVVRFHGGPVGVATLAVAVGEEPNTVEEVCEPFLVRAGLLARTPRGRVATEAAWRHLGHPLPKGGAVLGGWGGGQQSSGVSGVFGGGSGAPGAPGPSSEPLFGA
- a CDS encoding heparan-alpha-glucosaminide N-acetyltransferase domain-containing protein; its protein translation is MTREQAGSGTLTGRIAGLDVARGLAVLGMFAAHLRLGGELRPDPSTWWALTSGRPSILFATLAGVSVALLTGRTTPPAGLELSRARLRILVRALWVFAIGWALEALDTFVAVILGVYAVLFVLVLPFVRWPVRRLLVLAAVVAVAGPPLDAVLGQLLTVAGVADSRPAELTVTGAYPALLWIAFVLVGLAVGRLDLGAAPVRRRLVAVAGAAVVVGYGLGWLTTRLLADGRLSPGPEAGFDAPPVTLRGTWLTGAEPHSGTTFEMVGSTGVAVLVIVGCLVLAELLPAVVAPVAAVGALALSVYTTHVVALRVVMDVAPESAQGLGTWAWFAVAALVGAWLWRRVIGRGPLEWLLTWTSCRAAGLPPSAPAV
- a CDS encoding YebC/PmpR family DNA-binding transcriptional regulator → MSGHSKWATTKHKKAGIDAKRGKLFAKLIKNIEVAARTGGGDPAGNPTLYDAIQKAKKSSVPNDNIDRAVKRGSGAEAGGVDYQGITYEGYAPGGVAVLIECLTDNKNRSAMEVRTAMTRNGGSMADPGSVSYLFSRKGVIVVPRADGVDEDSVLMAVLDAGAEEVRDLGDTFEVVCEPGDLVAVRTALQDAGIEYDSADAGFVPSVSVELDEENAGKVFRLIDALEDCDDVQNVYANYDVSDEVLEKVG
- the ruvC gene encoding crossover junction endodeoxyribonuclease RuvC, which gives rise to MRVLGIDPGLTRCGWGVVDGRPGARPAAVGVGVIRTMAELDLELRLLELHTALTALVREHRPDVVAIERVFTQNNKGTAMGTAQAAGVAALAAAQADRPVAWHTPSEVKAAISGNGRADKEQVSLMVTRVLGLAAAPKPADAADALALAVCHAWRGPAQDKLRRAALAGGLGAPVRTTTLPRWTGVAAR
- the yajC gene encoding preprotein translocase subunit YajC, with product MENLPFLILIALAVLLFVLPARQRKRIQAQQQEMQNSLTIGTPVMTTSGLHGTVAALADTTLDLEIAPGVVVTFARQAILEIRKPIEAPGSAPTDEGTDTGQSGTAGRPADGTV